From a region of the Zingiber officinale cultivar Zhangliang chromosome 4B, Zo_v1.1, whole genome shotgun sequence genome:
- the LOC121977058 gene encoding low affinity sulfate transporter 3-like, which translates to MLQETMSSRRESETLMLMLNVSEPPSLWHELSGSIRSSILPTRNRPSSLTQWIVSVIYGLFPILHWARNYNLKSFKSDLIAGLTLASLGIPQSIGYANLAKLDPQYGLYTSFVPPLIYAVMGSSRDIAIGPVAVVSLLLSSMTQKIVDPLADPTTYRNLVLTSTFFAGIFQVSFGFFRLGFIVDFLSHATIVGFMGGAAIVIGLQQLKGLLGISHFTNNTDIVSVIRAVWVALHHNWHPDNFLIGCSFLIFILFVRFIGMRKRKLFWLAATTPLLSVILSTLLVYLTRADKHGVKIIQQVKEGLNPSSVKQIQLTGSHVGESAKIGLICAIIALTEAIAVGRSFAAVKGYQLDGNKEMVAMGFMNIAGSLSSCYVATGSFSRTAVNVSAGCVTAVSNIIMAITVLISLEVLMKLLYYTPIAILASIILSALPGLINFKEAYIIWKVDKMDFLACFGAFAGVLFGSVEIGLLTAVIISFARIIIRALRPNIEMLGRIEGTNIYCNMKQYPFAITTPNLLIIRIDSPFLCFINANFIRERIIAWVTEGQDAIKEKTGIEVTSVIIDMSNVLNIDTSGISAIEELHKKLVSACVQVAVVNPGWQVIHKMKLSRLVDKIGARIFLTVSEAVEALASSAMKQENSDIV; encoded by the exons ATGCTTCAAGAAACCATGAGTTCTCGCAGAGAATCTGAGACGCTAATGCTAATGTTGAATGTTTCAGAGCCACCTTCTCTGTGGCATGAACTCTCAGGGTCAATCAGAAGCTCAATTTTACCCACAAGAAACAGACCTTCTTCACTGACCCAATGGATTGTATCAGTGATCTATGGCCTCTTCCCCATACTTCATTGGGCAAGGAATTATAATCTCAAGTCTTTTAAGAGTGATCTTATTGCCGGATTGACTCTTGCAAGCCTCGGTATCCCACAG AGCATTGGGTATGCTAATTTAGCTAAACTTGATCCTCAATATGGCCTTT ATACAAGTTTCGTGCCACCTTTGATATATGCCGTAATGGGTTCTTCACGAGATATAGCAATTGGTCCAGTTGCTGTAGTTTCGCTTCTTCTATCCTCAATGACTCAGAAAATAGTGGATCCTTTGGCTGATCCAACTACTTACAGGAATCTGGTGCTCACATCAACCTTCTTTGCTGGAATTTTCCAAGTTTCATTTGGATTCTTTCG ATTGGGCTTCATAGTGGACTTCCTTTCACATGCCACAATTGTGGGGTTCATGGGAGGAGCAGCAATTGTAATAGGCCTTCAACAACTAAAAGGACTTCTTGGGATCAGTCACTTCACTAACAATACTGATATTGTTTCAGTAATCAGGGCTGTTTGGGTTGCACTTCACCACAAT TGGCACCCTGATAATTTTCTCATAGGATGCTCATTCCTCATATTCATCCTTTTTGTGAGATTCATT GGTATGAGGAAAAGAAAACTCTTCTGGTTGGCTGCCACCACTCCTTTGCTTTCAGTCATTCTGTCAACACTACTAGTGTACTTGACAAGAGCAGATAAGCATGGTGTCAAAATTATTCAGCAAGTAAAAGAAGGCTTGAATCCTAGTTCTGTCAAACAAATTCAACTAACCGGGTCACATGTTGGCGAATCAGCAAAGATTGGTCTCATTTGTGCAATCATAGCTCTTACT GAGGCTATTGCTGTTGGCAGATCATTTGCTGCAGTTAAAGGCTATCAACTTGATGGTAACAAGGAAATGGTGGCAATGGGCTTCATGAACATTGCTGGATCTTTGTCTTCTTGTTATGTTGCAACAG GATCGTTCTCTCGGACTGCAGTAAATGTGAGTGCAGGCTGTGTTACAGCAGTATCAAATATCATAATGGCTATAACTGTACTTATATCCTTGGAAGTGCTAATGAAGCTCTTGTACTACACACCTATTGCAATATTGGCATCGATAATCCTTTCAGCGCTACCTGGTCTCATCAACTTCAAAGAGGCTTACATAATATGGAAAGTCGATAAGATGGATTTCCTGGCTTGCTTTGGAGCATTTGCTGGTGTCCTATTTGGATCAGTGGAAATTGGTCTCTTGACTGCA GTGATCATCTCCTTTGCAAGGATAATCATAAGAGCACTAAGGCCAAACATTGAAATGCTGGGAAGAATTGAAGGGACCAACATATATTGCAATATGAAGCAGTATCCCTTTGCCATTACAACACCAAACTTGCTAATAATTCGCATTGATTCACCTTTCCTTTGCTTCATCAATGCCAATTTCATAAGAGAAAG AATCATCGCATGGGTAACTGAAGGACAGGATGCCATAAAGGAGAAAACAGGAATTGAAGTTACTTCGGTGATCATTGACATGTCCA ATGTTCTAAACATCGACACATCAGGCATCTCAGCTATTGAAGAACTCCACAAAAAGCTGGTCTCTGCTTGTGTACAG GTAGCTGTAGTAAACCCTGGTTGGCAAGTGATTCACAAGATGAAGTTGTCAAGGCTTGTCGACAAGATAGGAGCACGAATATTCCTCACTGTAAGTGAGGCTGTGGAAGCACTTGCTAGTAGTGCCATGAAACAAGAGAACTCTGATATTGTTTGA
- the LOC121977059 gene encoding uncharacterized protein LOC121977059, whose translation MERSGPPESWMDSPSSIRRGRLSSPPPSAFLAPAFDACVAATPHSSSSGDSVDIDASLLRYTRSGKHLYPYDSFDLSSSTTRRLRGHLKLCPSLDSPPPASEVGGRSFISPLSPIDNLPPRRVTKYVTPVKVEVGENMVFMDGALVSDAGHGIGRSDIERDVCGALDENGICRNGSKCVFAHWKKKLHNAPDAKQNSELSARRFGWRSNHSLPSATDIFAAGEFTKNVASASPTTLLNAETNCSKLRICCLAPQGSVDPHSNLSKPALLTEGGTISDLPHLITDLTEAYDTKLVAPLASPMSLKSSFQLLLTEIDDAQITHILYGLNQRPRLPVFTQFCIAHVEEEGSENNT comes from the exons CCTGGATGGACTCTCCTTCCTCGATCCGAAGGGGGCGGCTCTCTTCTCCCCCTCCAAGCGCTTTCCTCGCCCCCGCCTTCGACGCCTGCGTCGCCGCCACCCCTCACTCTTCCTCCAGCGGCGACTCCGTCGACATCGATGCCTCCCTCCTCCGCTACACTCGCTCGGGGAAGCACCTTTATCCCTACGATTCGTTCGATCTGTCTTCGTCCACCACGCGGCGCCTTCGCGGCCATCTCAAGCTCTGTCCCTCCTTGGATTCCCCTCCACCTGCGTCGGAGGTCGGGGGACGCTCTTTCATCTCGCCTCTGTCTCCGATCGACAACCTCCCGCCGAGGAGGGTCACGAAGTACGTGACGCCTGTGAAGGTGGAGGTGGGGGAGAACATGGTGTTCATGGACGGGGCGCTTGTGAGCGACGCCGGACATGGAATCGGACGGAGTGATATTGAAAGAGATGTGTGCGGCGCCCTGGATGAGAATGGCATCTGCCGCAATGGTTCCAAATGCGTG TTTGCTCATTGGAAAAAGAAGCTGCATAATGCCCCTGATGCGAAGCAAAACTCTGAG TTATCGGCTAGGCGATTTGGCTGGCGAAGTAATCACTCTCTTCCATCAGCCACAGATATTTTTGCTGCAGGAGAGTTTACCAAAAATGTTGCTTCAGCTTCTCCTACTACTCTCTTGAACGCAGAGACAAATTGTAGCAAACTGAGAATTTGTTGCCTTGCTCCACAAGGATCAGTTGATCCTCATTCGAACCTGAGCAAACCAGCATTATTAACTGAAGGGGGGACTATTAGTGACCTTCCTCATCTGATCACGGATCTAACTGAAGCGTATGACACGAAGCTGGTGGCACCTCTTGCTTCACCAATGTCACTAAAGTCATCATTTCAATTGCTCCTGACAGAAATCGATGATGCTCAGATAACTCATATTCTGTATGGCCTTAACCAGAGGCCAAGACTCCCGGTCTTCACTCAATTCTGCATAGC GCATGTGGAGGAAGAAGGGAGTGAAAACAACACCTAA